One Candidatus Hydrogenedentota bacterium genomic window carries:
- a CDS encoding tetratricopeptide repeat protein: MNHIHAFSARLAAVTLLLAAGCAREASEEPAASGASPGAGSRDAIPNTHATFVKDESCRQCHERQFDLWIGSDHERAMDHATPDSVLGDFDNAVFTHFEETWRFFREGNAYKVGVREGEGEELVYHVEYTFGVRPLQQYLVPFEGGRYQCLPVTWDVDKKQWYHLYPDEPIDGGDPLHWTGRLQNWNYMCAECHSTDVQTNFDNAGNFFNTTYSDINVGCQACHGPGSAHLEWAQAPERTRDNEFEKRGMLVDFKWNGPQYQVDQCARCHSRRAPSVAEDDPARTYHDNFRLSTLQEGLYYPDGQILDEVYVYGSYIQSGMYHAGVRCTDCHDPHTARVMVQGNDLCIRCHNNIPLVNFPTMKPGVYDDKSHHFHEPGTSGSFCVDCHMTERTYMGIDARRDHSFRVPRPDLSVLLGVPNACNGCHTDQDASWAAEKVKEWYGPDSRSGTPHFATTIAAGRAGEASAEGSLAELAHDAETPAIVRATALELLREYPGQAATDALLAALKDESPLVRTQAAAGMDRIPPASRGEAVGPLLLDPMASVRNEAARLLAGIDGLGSELRTARDDAVADYVALQESIGDQPEAHLNLGLLRMAQGRTEAAEASYKFAIERDPRFIPARVNLANLYNTQGRNAEAERLLAEALSLAPNEGELHYSMGLLLAEMSRLDEAAVYLQRASELLPGRARVFYNYGLLLQHQNRRAEAEAALEQAHRIDGGDTGILQALIILYLQEQRIGEARPYAEKLLALDPDNPELQAWVAGILRG, encoded by the coding sequence ATGAATCATATCCACGCTTTTTCCGCGCGCCTCGCCGCTGTCACGCTACTTCTCGCCGCCGGATGCGCGCGGGAGGCTTCTGAAGAGCCCGCTGCTTCCGGCGCGTCGCCCGGCGCGGGCTCCCGAGACGCCATCCCCAACACCCACGCGACCTTCGTGAAGGATGAATCGTGCCGGCAGTGCCACGAGCGGCAGTTCGACCTTTGGATCGGGTCGGATCACGAGCGCGCAATGGACCATGCGACGCCTGATTCGGTGCTGGGCGATTTTGACAACGCGGTGTTCACGCATTTTGAGGAGACGTGGCGTTTTTTCCGCGAGGGAAACGCGTACAAAGTGGGCGTGCGCGAGGGCGAAGGCGAGGAGTTGGTGTATCACGTGGAATACACCTTCGGCGTGCGCCCGCTGCAGCAGTATCTCGTGCCGTTCGAAGGCGGGCGCTACCAGTGTCTGCCGGTGACGTGGGATGTCGATAAGAAGCAGTGGTACCACCTGTATCCCGACGAGCCCATCGACGGCGGGGACCCGCTCCACTGGACCGGGCGCCTGCAGAACTGGAACTACATGTGTGCGGAGTGCCACAGCACGGACGTACAGACGAATTTCGACAATGCGGGCAATTTCTTCAACACCACCTACTCGGATATCAATGTGGGCTGCCAGGCCTGTCACGGGCCGGGTTCCGCGCACCTGGAATGGGCGCAGGCCCCGGAACGCACGCGCGACAACGAATTCGAGAAGCGCGGCATGCTGGTGGACTTCAAGTGGAACGGGCCGCAGTACCAGGTCGACCAGTGCGCCCGCTGCCACTCGCGGCGGGCGCCGTCCGTCGCGGAGGACGATCCCGCGCGGACCTATCACGACAACTTCCGGCTGAGCACACTGCAGGAGGGGCTCTATTATCCCGACGGCCAGATCCTGGACGAGGTGTATGTGTACGGATCGTATATTCAGAGCGGGATGTACCACGCCGGGGTGCGCTGCACGGACTGCCACGATCCACACACCGCGCGAGTCATGGTGCAGGGGAACGACCTGTGTATTCGGTGCCACAACAACATTCCGCTGGTGAACTTTCCGACGATGAAGCCGGGCGTCTATGACGACAAGTCACACCATTTCCACGAGCCCGGCACGAGCGGATCGTTCTGCGTGGATTGCCACATGACCGAGCGGACCTACATGGGCATCGACGCGCGGCGGGATCACAGCTTCCGCGTGCCGCGCCCGGATCTGTCGGTGCTGCTGGGCGTGCCCAACGCGTGCAACGGCTGCCACACGGACCAGGACGCGTCGTGGGCGGCGGAGAAGGTGAAGGAATGGTACGGCCCAGATTCGCGCTCCGGGACACCGCACTTCGCCACGACGATTGCGGCGGGCCGCGCGGGGGAGGCGTCCGCCGAAGGATCGCTTGCCGAGTTGGCGCACGACGCGGAGACGCCCGCCATCGTACGCGCGACGGCGCTGGAGCTGCTGCGAGAGTATCCCGGGCAGGCGGCGACCGACGCATTGCTCGCGGCGCTGAAGGACGAGTCGCCGCTTGTGCGCACGCAGGCGGCGGCGGGCATGGACCGGATCCCGCCCGCGTCGCGCGGCGAGGCGGTCGGGCCGCTGCTGCTCGATCCGATGGCGAGCGTGCGCAACGAGGCGGCGCGGCTTCTGGCGGGGATTGACGGGCTGGGCAGCGAATTGCGCACCGCGCGGGACGATGCCGTGGCGGATTATGTGGCGCTGCAGGAATCCATCGGCGACCAGCCCGAGGCGCACCTGAACCTGGGGCTGCTGCGCATGGCGCAGGGCCGGACCGAAGCGGCCGAGGCGTCCTACAAGTTCGCGATCGAACGCGATCCCCGATTCATTCCGGCGCGCGTGAACCTGGCGAACCTCTACAACACGCAGGGGCGCAACGCGGAAGCCGAGCGCCTGCTGGCGGAGGCGCTGAGCCTCGCGCCGAACGAGGGCGAGCTGCACTACTCCATGGGCCTGCTGCTCGCGGAGATGTCGCGTCTCGACGAGGCCGCGGTGTACCTTCAGCGCGCGTCGGAATTGCTGCCGGGCCGGGCGCGCGTCTTCTACAACTACGGGCTGTTGCTTCAGCACCAGAACCGGCGCGCCGAGGCGGAGGCCGCGCTCGAACAGGCGCACCGTATCGACGGGGGGGACACGGGCATCCTGCAGGCGCTTATCATTCTGTACCTCCAAGAGCAGCGGATCGGCGAGGCGCGACCCTATGCGGAGAAGCTCCTCGCGCTCGATCCGGACAATCCCGAGCTCCAGGCCTGGGTGGCCGGCATCCTCCGGGGGTGA